The following nucleotide sequence is from Pseudarthrobacter psychrotolerans.
TATGAAGGGAAAACAATGAGGAATCTGACCAAGATCGGCGGCGCAGCGGCCATTGCCGCAGCCCTGACGCTGACGGCTTGCGGCGGTGGAGGAACACCCACCGGACCGGAGACCGCCAAGGGGCAGGGGGCAGGCAGCGACCTGGCCAAGCTCATCAGCATCAATGAGAAGCCGGCCGCGGATCTTCAGCCCGGCGGCAAGGTCACCTTGCCGCTTGGCAGCATCGGGCCGGATTTCAACGGATTCTCCAACAACGGCAACAGCTCGGACAACTCCGCACTGATGGCCCCGATAAATCCGGTCGCCGTCACCGGTGGCGGCATTGGCGGCTGCTGGAAGGTGGACTTTGCGGGTAAGGTCACGCCGAACAAGGATTTCTGCGAGTCGGTGGACAGCAAAGTGGTGGACGGCAAGCAGACCATCACCATCAAGGTCAATGACAAGGCCACGTTCAACGACGGCACGCCGATCGATGTGAAGACTTTCCAGAACACCTGGAACATCCTGAAGAGCCCGGACGCCGGCTATGACATTGTCAGCTCCGGAGGATACGAGTTTGTTGAATCGGTGGAAGCCGGCAGCAGCGCCAAGGAAGTCATCGTCAAGACCAAGCAGCCGGTCTACCCCGTTGACTCACTCTTCTTCGGCCTGATCCACCCGGCCGTGAACACCCCCCAGATCTTCAACGAAGGCTTCACCGGCAACATGCACCCGGAGTGGATGGCCGGCCCCTTCAAGCTGGACAAGTACGACGCTGCCGCCAAGACGGTCAGCCTGGTGCCCAACGACAAGTGGTGGGGCACCAAACCCGTTCTGGAAAGCGTAGTCTTCCGCCAGTTGGAGACGAGCGCCCAGGTTGCCGCCTTCAAGAACGGCGAAATCGACGGCATGTCGGCCAATACCATCGCCCTCTACAAGCAGCTGGACGGCACCAAGGATTCCGAGGTGCGCCGCGGCCAGCGCCTCTTCGCCGGCGGCATGAACATCAACGCCAAGAAGATCACCGACGTGGCCGTCCGCAAAGCCATGTTTGCCGCCGTCGACCGCGACGCCCTGCGCAAGGTCCGT
It contains:
- a CDS encoding ABC transporter family substrate-binding protein: MRNLTKIGGAAAIAAALTLTACGGGGTPTGPETAKGQGAGSDLAKLISINEKPAADLQPGGKVTLPLGSIGPDFNGFSNNGNSSDNSALMAPINPVAVTGGGIGGCWKVDFAGKVTPNKDFCESVDSKVVDGKQTITIKVNDKATFNDGTPIDVKTFQNTWNILKSPDAGYDIVSSGGYEFVESVEAGSSAKEVIVKTKQPVYPVDSLFFGLIHPAVNTPQIFNEGFTGNMHPEWMAGPFKLDKYDAAAKTVSLVPNDKWWGTKPVLESVVFRQLETSAQVAAFKNGEIDGMSANTIALYKQLDGTKDSEVRRGQRLFAGGMNINAKKITDVAVRKAMFAAVDRDALRKVRFNGLNWEEPSSGSMMLLPFSAYYQDNYPVKETGPDAAKKVLTDAGYTANAAGIMEKGGNPAAFKISNFGDDPTTLAFTQTLQKQLQAGGMDVGIDQRASADFGKVVGSRDFDVSVSGYTVGPDATDAVKQYYDSKTDLNGLGDAELDKKIAALASIEDNAERNKAAMDVEKEHMAKYFSMGVVMNGPQISFVRTGLANYGPSLFQSLSQVPDWSTLGWIKK